The following proteins are co-located in the Diorhabda carinulata isolate Delta chromosome 4, icDioCari1.1, whole genome shotgun sequence genome:
- the LOC130893527 gene encoding ATP-dependent DNA helicase pif1-like, with product MYNEALIAIEDLCIVIANLPLSNFGMNSPNRTASDLMNTEMNRELQYSTVEMAAIVARNVPLMNEEQRTIYDRIMLAVSAGQGGFFFLDAPGGTGKTFVISLILAEIRSNNGIALAVASSGIAATLLDGGRTAHSVFKLPLNIQNNPDAVCNIKKQSSMATVLKRCKIIIWDECTMAHKHSLEALNRTLKDIKNNDKLFGGTLLVLSGDFRQTLPVIPRSTYADDINACLKSSPLWRNVEKLQLKINMRVQMFQDLSAETFSKQLLDIGDGKVAIDETGYVKLPTDFCTIADSQDTLIEQIFPDVHTQYINHEWLAERAILAAKNVDVDNLNLKIQMLLPGNLVSYKSIDTVCDDSEAVNFPTEFLNSLDLPGMPPHNLQLKVGSPIILLRNLNPPRLCNGTRLVIQKLMKNVIEARILNGKFRGENILIPRIPIIPTDVPIQFKRIQFPIRLAFAMTINKSQGQTMSVCGLDLRTPCFSHGQLFVACSRLGKPSSLFVLAKDGLTKNIVHAMALRD from the coding sequence CTTTGCATTGTCATTGCCAACTTACCACTTAGTAATTTCGGTATGAATTCGCCAAATCGAACTGCATCTGATTTAATGAATACTGAAATGAATCGTGAACTGCAGTACAGTACTGTAGAAATGGCAGCGATTGTTGCCCGCAATGTCCCACTAATGAATGAGGAACAAAGAACCATTTATGATCGCATTATGCTCGCAGTTTCAGCTGGACAAGGTGGGTTCTTCTTTTTGGATGCACCGGGTGGAACTGGCAAAACATTCGTTATTTCGCTAATTCTTGCTGAAATACGATCAAATAATGGCATCGCATTGGCCGTTGCATCATCGGGCATTGCAGCAACTTTATTGGATGGAGGTAGAACAGCTCATTCAGTATTTAAGCTGCCACTAAATATTCAGAATAACCCTGACGCAGTATGCAACATTAAGAAACAATCGTCCATGGCCACTGTGCTGAAACggtgtaaaattattatttgggaTGAATGTACTATGGCACACAAACATTCACTTGAGGCGTTGAACAGGACATTGaaagatattaaaaacaatGACAAACTATTTGGCGGAACTCTGTTGGTCCTTTCAGGTGATTTCAGACAAACACTTCCAGTCATTCCACGTTCAACATACGCTGATGATATCAACGCTTGCTTAAAATCATCTCCATTGTGGcgtaatgttgaaaaattacagctaaaaataaatatgcgCGTTCAAATGTTTCAAGATCTATCCGctgaaacattttcaaaacaactctTAGATATCGGTGATGGAAAAGTTGCTATAGATGAAACTGGATACGTAAAATTACCGACCGATTTCTGCACAATCGCTGATTCGCAAGATACTCtcattgaacaaatatttcCCGATGTACACACACAGTACATAAATCATGAGTGGCTTGCAGAAAGAGCGATTTTAGCGGCAAAAAATGTAGACGTTGATAATTTAAATCTGAAGATACAAATGTTGTTGCCAGGGAACTTGGTATCATATAAATCTATTGATACAGTTTGCGACGACAGCGAAGCAGTAAATTTTCCCACAGAGTTTTTGAACTCACTGGATTTGCCAGGCATGCCACCGCATAATTTACAATTAAAGGTTGGATCTCCAATTATCTTGCTTCGTAATTTGAACCCGCCCCGGCTGTGCAACGGTACGCGATTagtcattcaaaaattaatgaaaaacgtgATCGAAGCCAGGATTTTAAATGGCAAGTTCAGAGGTGAAAATATACTCATACCACGGATTCCTATTATACCTACAGATGTGCCAATTCAATTCAAACGTATTCAGTTTCCGATTAGATTGGCATTTGCAATGACTATCAACAAATCCCAAGGTCAAACGATGTCTGTTTGTGGATTAGATTTGAGAACACCATGTTTTTCACACGGACAATTATTCGTGGCATGCTCTCGACTGGGTAAACCATCCAGTTTGTTTGTGTTAGCTAAAGATggactaacaaaaaatattgttcacgcTATGGCATTAAGAGATTGA